A window of Raineyella sp. W15-4 contains these coding sequences:
- a CDS encoding LacI family DNA-binding transcriptional regulator, translating into MSVPSDVRPAKKLSEAHRGRRTATLSDVAHRAGVSVSTASKAINGKTDVSEQTRRNVLRAAEELDFSPNVLARSLISGRTGTVGLITHDLEGRFSIPMLMGAEDAFGMNKVSVLLCDARGDGIREQHHLSVLLERRVDGLIIVGARPDPRPSLGRNLPVPVVYAYAPSTDPDDLSVISDNVGAGRLAVEHLLTCGRRRIGIISGDPGYGASIDRVRGAEEALRAAGLAISGDSAVFGSWTEEWGRGATQALMAQHPDTDAILCGNDQIGRGAIDALRELGRRVPDDVAVMGHDNWKILATGSRPPLTSVDMNLEELGRRAALRLSEAMDGRVTAGTEKVACRVVVRGSTVG; encoded by the coding sequence ATGTCGGTACCCAGTGACGTCCGACCAGCGAAAAAGTTATCGGAGGCGCATCGCGGCCGCCGGACCGCCACTCTGTCCGATGTGGCGCACCGAGCCGGAGTCTCTGTGTCGACGGCGTCGAAGGCCATCAACGGCAAGACCGATGTCAGCGAGCAGACCCGCCGCAACGTGCTGCGGGCCGCCGAGGAGCTGGACTTCTCACCGAACGTCCTGGCCCGCAGCCTGATCAGTGGGCGCACCGGAACCGTCGGACTGATCACCCACGATCTGGAAGGACGCTTCTCGATCCCCATGCTGATGGGCGCCGAGGACGCCTTCGGCATGAACAAGGTCTCGGTCCTGCTGTGCGATGCCCGCGGTGACGGCATCCGCGAGCAGCATCACCTCAGCGTCCTGCTGGAACGACGCGTGGACGGTCTGATCATCGTCGGTGCACGTCCTGACCCCCGCCCGTCCCTGGGGCGCAACCTGCCCGTTCCCGTGGTCTACGCCTACGCTCCGTCCACGGATCCCGACGACCTGTCCGTCATTTCCGACAACGTGGGCGCCGGTCGGCTGGCAGTGGAGCATCTGCTGACCTGTGGGCGCCGACGGATCGGGATCATCAGTGGGGACCCCGGCTACGGCGCATCGATCGACCGCGTCCGGGGTGCTGAGGAGGCACTACGGGCCGCGGGCCTGGCCATCTCCGGTGACAGCGCGGTCTTCGGCTCATGGACCGAGGAGTGGGGTCGCGGAGCCACCCAGGCCTTGATGGCCCAGCACCCGGACACGGACGCCATCCTGTGCGGCAATGACCAGATCGGCCGCGGCGCGATCGACGCGCTGCGTGAGCTGGGCCGACGGGTCCCCGACGACGTCGCCGTGATGGGCCACGACAACTGGAAGATCCTGGCGACAGGCTCACGCCCCCCGCTGACCAGCGTGGACATGAATCTGGAGGAGCTGGGCCGACGTGCTGCGCTGCGTCTCAGCGAGGCCATGGATGGGCGGGTCACGGCGGGGACCGAGAAGGTGGCCTGCCGAGTTGTCGTCCGCGGTTCGACGGTCGGCTGA
- a CDS encoding sn-glycerol-3-phosphate ABC transporter ATP-binding protein UgpC yields MTTVTYRAATRIYPGSDHPAVDGLDLEIGDGEFVVLVGPSGCGKSTSLRMLAGLEEVTSGQIFIGERDVTNLAPADRDIAMVFQNYALYPHMTVAENMGFALKMQKVSKPDRDKRVLEAAKLLGLEEYLSRKPKALSGGQRQRVAMGRAIVRHPRVFLMDEPLSNLDAKLRVTTRTQIAELQQRLGVTTVYVTHDQIEAMTMGDRVAVMKGGVLQQIDSPLALYDRPANIFVAGFIGSPAMNLIEGHVAEGGLRIGDHLIDLPREVLAKAGDESTLTVGFRPEAIRLSDTDTGILLDVETVEELGADSYVYGTLAGDAASEHLDGPRIVVRLATRRPPQRGSQVRLHVDPADVHVFSHRTTERIS; encoded by the coding sequence ATGACTACAGTCACCTATCGTGCTGCCACCCGGATCTATCCCGGGTCGGACCATCCGGCCGTCGATGGCCTCGACCTGGAGATCGGTGACGGGGAATTCGTCGTCCTCGTCGGCCCCTCGGGCTGTGGGAAGTCGACCTCGCTGCGGATGCTCGCCGGACTCGAGGAGGTCACCTCCGGCCAGATCTTCATCGGGGAGCGTGATGTCACCAACCTCGCCCCAGCCGACCGCGACATCGCGATGGTCTTCCAGAACTATGCCCTCTACCCGCACATGACGGTGGCCGAGAACATGGGCTTCGCGCTCAAGATGCAGAAGGTCTCGAAGCCGGATCGGGACAAGCGGGTGCTGGAGGCCGCCAAGCTGCTCGGTCTGGAGGAGTACCTGAGCCGCAAGCCGAAGGCGCTGTCCGGTGGCCAGCGCCAGCGGGTGGCGATGGGACGCGCGATCGTCCGGCATCCCCGGGTCTTCCTGATGGACGAACCGCTGTCCAACCTGGACGCCAAACTGCGGGTCACCACCCGGACCCAGATCGCCGAACTGCAGCAACGTCTCGGGGTGACCACGGTCTACGTGACCCACGACCAGATCGAGGCGATGACGATGGGCGACCGGGTCGCCGTGATGAAGGGCGGCGTCCTGCAGCAGATCGACTCCCCGCTGGCCCTCTACGACCGGCCCGCCAACATCTTCGTGGCCGGATTCATCGGCTCACCCGCGATGAACCTCATCGAGGGCCATGTGGCCGAAGGCGGTCTGCGGATCGGTGACCACCTGATCGACCTCCCCCGCGAGGTGCTGGCCAAGGCCGGTGACGAGTCCACCCTCACCGTCGGCTTCCGCCCGGAGGCGATCAGGCTGTCCGACACCGACACCGGGATCCTGCTGGACGTGGAGACGGTGGAAGAACTGGGCGCCGACTCCTACGTCTACGGCACGCTCGCCGGGGACGCCGCCTCCGAGCATCTCGACGGGCCCCGGATCGTCGTCCGGCTGGCCACCCGACGCCCGCCGCAGCGCGGCTCCCAGGTGCGCCTGCACGTCGACCCCGCCGACGTGCACGTCTTCTCCCACCGCACCACCGAACGCATCTCCTGA